The Sediminispirochaeta smaragdinae DSM 11293 genome has a segment encoding these proteins:
- a CDS encoding anti-sigma factor family protein, translated as MCVDDQILSSYVDGELDAHWKEKVEAHIAQCEQCRLRVSRLQKLSADLSAAEPRPEVIDRIERRVAARLDHLLLPGSERGFWNRRFSIPAPMAMAALLCLVFLSGFIFIRGITPSGTGEVGMPIADEKGYSQGLETLTSSSASSMSENPNVQQIFDLLENSGGSIEVRIELPRKSNFTVHGEPQLLRAADYRGGESR; from the coding sequence ATGTGCGTTGATGATCAGATTCTATCTTCTTATGTTGATGGTGAGCTTGACGCCCATTGGAAAGAGAAGGTCGAGGCTCATATAGCACAGTGTGAGCAGTGCCGTTTACGAGTTTCTCGCCTTCAAAAGCTTTCGGCCGATCTTTCTGCCGCCGAGCCTCGCCCCGAGGTAATCGATAGGATAGAGAGGAGGGTTGCCGCTCGTTTGGATCACCTCCTGTTGCCCGGTTCCGAGCGGGGATTCTGGAACAGGCGCTTTTCTATTCCCGCTCCGATGGCTATGGCGGCCCTGCTTTGTCTGGTTTTTCTTTCGGGCTTTATTTTTATTCGGGGGATTACGCCCTCCGGGACCGGAGAAGTGGGCATGCCAATTGCCGATGAAAAGGGCTATTCTCAGGGACTTGAAACATTGACATCATCGTCTGCGTCTTCCATGTCTGAAAACCCAAATGTACAGCAGATCTTCGATTTGCTTGAAAACAGCGGTGGGTCTATTGAAGTCAGGATAGAACTTCCTCGGAAATCGAATTTTACCGTTCATGGAGAACCTCAGTTGCTGAGGGCTGCTGATTATAGAGGGGGCGAATCAAGGTGA